A segment of the Sulfitobacter sp. D7 genome:
TGCGGCAACCCTCAGGGGGTTGCCGTATTCTCCGTGTCTTGCCGAGAAACGGATAGGCTGAATTGAACCTCCGCCCCACCTTTGCCCGGGCTTACTTATGCGCGCCTCACTTAGTCTCGCTCGGGCGGTTTTGGTGCATTCCGACATAGACGAACCGATCGCGACGGCGGGCGCTGAGCGTCCCTTGACCGTAGATTTTACACTTGAGGATGGCACTGCATCCGCCCGCTACCAGATCACGGCGCCCGCCCACGAAAACCATCGGGCTGAATCACAGCTTACCGAGCAAGGCCAATCGCTCGGTGCCCCTGAGGGAATTAAGATGATTTGCACGAAACCAAACAAGGGCATTGTGGGCCGCCGTTCGTTTCTCATGGGCCTTGGGGCCACCGCTCTTTCAGCCTGCACAAGCCCCGTTCAGACGCCTTTGGCGACGCGCGTCGAAACGGACAATGACCCGCTGTCGCGGTTTCGTCTCTTTGCGGATGATGGGCCGGATGAATGGCGCAAACACCTGCATCCCCCGTCGTCTTTACCGGACCCCTCTGCCGGGCCGAACGTGCTGGCCCTATCCGGCGGCGGTGAGGACGGTGCTTTTGGGGCGGGCGCGCTTGTGGGCTGGTCAAAGCGCGGCGACAGGCCCAATTTCGACTTGGTGACCGGCATTTCGACCGGCGCCCTCATCGCTCCGTTTGCGTTTATGGGACCGAATTACGATAATGTTCTAACCCGCGTTTTCACCGAAAGTGACGCAGGTGACATCATGCAGATGCGGCCATTTCAAGCGGTCTTCAGCGACGCGCTATATGACACCGCGCCGCTGGCTGCGTTGATCACCCAGCACACCCCACCCTCCTTCCTTCGTGCCATCGCGCAAAAGCACAGAACGGGAAAAAGCCTGCTCATTGTCACCTCGGAACTTGATAGTGCGCGGGCCTCGATCTGGGACATGGGCGCCATCGCCGCCGCAGGGCAATACGAGCTGTTTCGCAGCATCTTGCGCGCCTCTGCCGCACTGCCGGGGCTCTTTCCGCCGGTAAATCTGCGATACACTGCGGGGGGTAAAACCTATGCGGAAACGCATGTCGACGGGGGCGTACACATGCAGTTTCTGGCGGTCCCCAGCTTCGCGTTCACGACACCTGACCACAGGCTGCAAGGCGGGCATATTTACGTCCTGATCAACAACACGCTTAATCCGGCCCCTGAAACAGTAGGAAGATCCGCGCTAAGCATTTCGCAACAGGCACTCACGACAACAGGCCGAGCCAACGCATTGCTGCAGGTCAACGCGACCCAGCTTTACGCACGCGAACGGGGGCTACGCTTTTCGGTAACTTCAATCGATCCGAAATCTGGGATCGTCTATGATCCGTCGGATCGGTTTTCATCAACCTATATGAACGCTCTTTATCAACACGGCGTAGAGCGGGCGCAGAGCGGTACACTTTGGACGAACGCAAAGGAGGAGTGGCCGCCACGACAGTAGCACCGAGAAAATCGAGTGCGCCCCGAAATTAACGGATTGAACATGCAGGCCCAATCAGAAAGATGCTTGCACCCTCCTCGGTTCGTCAATTTCTGCGTTCGCTAATGAGTGTTTTTATTCAAAATGGGCAGATTTCAGTTGTTCCCTGCAGGTGCCGAAGATCGGGTCAGATAGGAGCGAGGGACGTAAAATCACCCCTGCCGTTGGGCAATGTGAACTGCGGGGTTTCAGTCACCTATCAAGCATCTAACTGCCCAAACCCGGTGCAATTTCTATGTTTCCCAACCATGGCTCACATTTTGCCCAATTTTCGTCCCGATTTCTTAACATGGTTGTGTGAAACCTAGATACTGGCGCAAGCAGTGAAAGAGGCCGCAGCAATGACCCATGTACCCACACCAGGAACCGTGTCACGCCCGCAGAGCGGAAATCTTTCGATGTTAGCGCGCCACATTGCTTTCGGCTTGTTTGCGGTATTGATCTATCTGGGCCCGGCTCCTGGACAGATCTTTGGCTCCCATTCGCCATGGCTGCGCGAGTGGGTCATGTTCTCTGGGGTGGGTGTGGGCATTCCCAATGGCCGCTTTGTCGTGCGACATGAGGATGGTGCCGAGACAATGCACACCCCATTGGAAGCGGCAGATATCGAGCAAT
Coding sequences within it:
- a CDS encoding patatin-like phospholipase family protein, translating into MHSDIDEPIATAGAERPLTVDFTLEDGTASARYQITAPAHENHRAESQLTEQGQSLGAPEGIKMICTKPNKGIVGRRSFLMGLGATALSACTSPVQTPLATRVETDNDPLSRFRLFADDGPDEWRKHLHPPSSLPDPSAGPNVLALSGGGEDGAFGAGALVGWSKRGDRPNFDLVTGISTGALIAPFAFMGPNYDNVLTRVFTESDAGDIMQMRPFQAVFSDALYDTAPLAALITQHTPPSFLRAIAQKHRTGKSLLIVTSELDSARASIWDMGAIAAAGQYELFRSILRASAALPGLFPPVNLRYTAGGKTYAETHVDGGVHMQFLAVPSFAFTTPDHRLQGGHIYVLINNTLNPAPETVGRSALSISQQALTTTGRANALLQVNATQLYARERGLRFSVTSIDPKSGIVYDPSDRFSSTYMNALYQHGVERAQSGTLWTNAKEEWPPRQ